The window gctttgcaaaaaaaaaagtccctttgAAGTTTACTTTCGCAGCGCCGTGGTGGTGggcactggggacactggggtcTCGCTGGGAAGCATGCTCTTTTCCTCCATTTACCATAGAGAATACAAAAATCACTGTGGGTCTTTCTACCACTGCATCGCAAGAGTTGAAAACTGCTCAATGGCGGCTGTCACTGCCAATGGGATATTGCAAAAAACTCCACTTGAGGGCAGCCCggcagcagccgccgccgcgctcgCAGCAGCCTCCTCTGAGCAGTACCagacttttttctctctcagaagCACGTGGGCTGTCACTGCCTGGCATGCATGAGTATTTGCTTAcagcttgttttatttcagcctcACAAAATAACCCCCACTTTACAAATCAGTTGCAAAGGCAGCATCATTTATGAAGCATTAACATcactccagagctgctgtgaaAAAGCTGGTTAGCTTTTGTTATGCTTCAGATTTATTGTTGGgctcttctccccttctccccaagCTGAACCTGCAAGCCTCCATGACTGCGTCTTTTGAAATAATCTGAAAGTGTCTGTCGATGTTTCTAGACCCCCAGTGCCAGTGCAGGGTGGTTAAAAGCTGGTTGTTGGCACCAACACCACCGAAACCACCTCAGGCCACTCAGCACTGGAGCTGTTTCCCAAGTTTACCAAGCTGTTTACCAAGTTCCCATGGTAAACTGAACGAACATAAATGACTCAAAGTAAGTTACTCCACTTTTAAGCAAagctttgctttatttgcatttttgagACCAGAGAAACTGCCCAAAGGGTTAAATCCAGAGAAGAAAGGTATCAGACATACCTGACAGATAATACTGGGGGTTACTGGGGGTTCCCAGCCcttgctgggctgggctgtgccagtCATGGTGGAAAACCCCAGACCAGGGCATGACAAACCAGAGCTGGGTCCCTCCCACTACGGTGGGTCAGCTTGCTCTGATACCGCTGCTTCCTGATGGCATCTCAGCTGCCATCAGACATGCAATGTCTGCTAAATCCAGGTCCTGCATCACAACGGGTGAGATCATGTTCTGCACCACCCCGACCTGGGAAAACCAAGGGATGCTGCCAAACGCTGCTGGCATCGGTCAATCGGTATGGTTAGCCAGAACATGAAATAAATGGAGATGAACAGTAAAGGTACTTCCCATCTGCAATAACATAATAACTAGACCTTTCTCCCTGGTAATGCCTGGCCTCCTGTACCTATGGGAGTACACGCAGGCAGCCAGGTTTTGTTAAaattgggtattaggaaaaatttcttcactgaaagggttgtcaagccctggaacaggctgcccagggaagtggtggagtcaccaccCCGGAGGGATTtgaaagatgtgtagatgtgccacttagggatgtggtttagtggtgggcttggcagggTTAAGGGTTGGACTCGATgatattaaaggtcttttccaacctaaacagttctatgattctgttctATGAAATTGAAACCCCATGAGGGGATGCTGTCCCCATGCACAAGCCAGCAGCTAATGGCAAGGGTCAGCGCATGCCTTCCCCACTCTGGGGGAAAGATTGAAGtgttcccagcacagctcaggaTTGCCAGGCCAAGGTCTCTGGCTGACGTTCCAGCATTTGTTCTCCAAGACAGCTGAGGTGAGGCGAGTGTTTATCAGTGGAGGGCCCCTTTGTTCACCAGCTGTCGGTGCTGGAATCGCTTGGTGCTGGGCTGAGTGGTGGTGCTCGCTGCAGCGGTCAGTCATGGGAGCATGTTGTAGAGTGTTGCCCAGACACAGACCTCTTGACTCGAGAACTCGCTACTAAAGCTGAAGGAACGAAGCTCACTCCTGGAGCTACCAAGGTGTCAGCATTCACTGGTGGTTAGGTGCTAGGAAGAGTAAGAGCTAAAGAAAACCCTGGGCCAGCACAGCTAGAAAGCACACGAGTGCCCCTGTGTCCTCCAGACGCTGTAGTCTCCCCGTGCCCACTCACCCACCCGAAGGATGCTTGCTTGGGCTGGTGCAGCACTGgcaaaaggcaggcagagctcGTGGTGGGCTCCTGAATCCACCAAGGCAGTGTGGACTGAAACTGCCTGCTGAGAGAAACCACCCACCATCCTAAACCTGCAGAGCACAAACCAGCTGTCAGCTCCCTCATTACATATTGGTCCTTAAATCTGAACGGCGCTTAAAACACCTGAGGCTTTCCATACAGCCATCTTTAATAGGCACAGCCCTctaccaaaaaaatcaaataaatactTGAGATGGTCTGAAGATATTTTTGGCAGTTAGGGGCTCCATAAAAAGCAAGTGCAGCTGGAATCCACCTTTTCCAAGCCAGGAGATGAGAGTGAGGAGCATCTGCCTGCATCGCCCTCCTCCTTGCCACCCGGACAGTCACTGCCACAGATCCGCTGGCTCTTTATTCATGGCCGGGCAGAAGAGGTACAGCTCGTCAGTGTGGAGAAGTAACTTGTCTGGGGCCTCTTGTCTCAAGCTCTGTGATGAGGAGGGGAGGCCTCAGCAGAAGACACAAAGGTGGGAGTGATTTTGGATGACAGTGATACTGTGCAGCTGTGCCCACCTTGGGTGAGCAGACATCCAAGTGGCTAaaacatgggagaaaaaaatccatggcAGAGCCCATGACAGTGGGAAGCATGAAGGAGATGAAGGAGGGGGGAGCTCCGAGAGGAGGCAAAGCTCAGCTGAAGGAAAGTGAACACAAGCAGAAACCTCATCTGGGGGGCTTCAGGTgctgggtgggtggatggatggatgcagGGGAGGAAACAGGGCACCGGGAGGAAACCCGAAGATCTCGAGAACATCCTCAGCCTGGGGACAGAGAGAGCAGCgccgggggggggagggaggggtgggcTGGAGGGGTGTGCAGGAGGCTTTCCCTCTCGGGACCGCTCCCCTCGGCTGCTATGTGTGGAAGGGGTTTGGCTCCACGGGCCGAACGTCCCCGCCCGCTGACCCCAGGCCCCGCGCATCACCCAGCCCCCCCGGAGCGTGGGGACGGGCTGCACCGCGCGGGGCGGAGGGCCGGTCCCGGTCCCGCGGGGGACAGCGGACGCCCCGGCCACCCGCACCCGGCGGTTCCAGGGCGGCCCTcggacggggcgggggggcggaCCGGAGTGGCAGGGGGCGGCCCGCGGAGGTGGCGGGGACGGGTCCCACGGGGCAGCCCCCTGGCACCCCCGCAGGGACGCGTGCCCCGCCGCGAGGGGTGGCGCCCACAGAGcgtcccgcccgccgcccgcaccGGCGCTAAAACCGCCGCGCACGGGCCCGCCGCTGAGTGCCGAGTCgagccgtgccgagccgagccgtgccgAGCCTCCCCGgagccccgcgcccgccgcttGAGTGCCGAGCCTccccggagccccccgcccgccgcttGAGTGCCGAGCCTCCCCGGAGCCCTCCGCCGTGCCGGAGCCCCCCACCCGCCGCTGAGTACCGAGCCGTGCCGAGCCTCTCCGgagccccgcgcccgccgctgAGTACCGAGCCGTGCCGAGCCTCCCCGGAGCCCCCCGCTGAgtgccgagccgtgccgtgcctccccggagccccccgccgtgccggagccccccgcccgccggtgAGTGCTGGAGCCGTGCCGTGCCTccccggagccccccgccgTGCCGGAGCTCCCCGCTCGCCGGTgtgtgccgtgccgtgccgtgccggcgGGGCTCCCGTCGGGAGGTCCCCGGGAGCAGGACGGGGTTTGCCGCCTGCGGGACGGAGGTGGCGGCTGCCGGGGTGACCCCCCCGCCCGCCATGTGCTGCCCGCCGCTCCCCGGACTCGTTCCCTGCCTTCGCATCGGCCGGCCCACTCCGCGGAGCCGGGGGCTCGGGGGTGCTCGGGGCCGGCCCTGGCCCTCTCCCCGCCGCCGACCCTGCTGGTACCTCCCTCGGGGCCGGAGCAGGCGGCTCATCCCGGGGCCGGGGATgggccgggacccccgggcAGCCCTACCGCACCTCGCCTGAAGGCAGGGGCAGAAGCTGCCCTTGCTTCGGACCAGCTCTTACTGGGCTGGGCgcctgctgggctgtgggatGCGCTGGAAGGATGGCCCAGCTGCCCGAGGGGCGGGGGAGGAGGTTCAGAGCTCTGCGGGGGGCTCGGGGGCGATGTCAGCCCCGCACGGAGTGGGCActggcagcctgcctgcagggaggtggcaagggggctgccccggccccagccTGGTTCTGCTCCCGAGAGGCTTTTtctggggctgcctgcctggtgtGTGCCCCAACGCCTCCCTCCACTGGCTTCTTGCCCCCAGCAATGGCTGATGAGCTCAGTGACCTGCTGCGGGAGTTTGACGAGGTGATGGAGGACTTTGACAGAGGCACTGCATGTCAATACGAGCAGCACTTGGAGGAGCTGAAGAAGAAAGCGGGACACAGTGTGTACGACAGCGGCATTGATGAGCTAGAGAGTGAGTTGGGGCTGGGGAATGAGGAGCCCTTTGTCTGTGCGGATGGAGTTGCTTTGGGAGCTCTGGGGTTCCTCCATGGTAAACCACTGAGTTTCTAGCTGATCCGGCCTTGCAGTTGCCCACCTGACCCATCTCTTGCGGGCTGGATGAGTAGCATGAGGTGATGACCCCTGGATCCTGGCCCAGCATGTGCAGGGGCTCCTGCTGGgttggctgctgcagggctgcacaaGGCTTGAGATAACTGGGGGCTCAAAGGGAGCCACTTCGCTCTAACCCCGAGGAGTCCCCATGGCCATGCCCAGGCAACCCCGGTGCTGTTTGGCCTGGCAGAGAAGCTCTAGTTCCCTTTTTCCAAGCATTCCttgcagcaggggaagagcagatGGGCTGGCCAAGAGCCAGGGTGGATCAGGGACCCTATGCCACCCACATGATCGGTCCCTGGTTCTATAACTTGTTTATAAGGTGCCTGTGGCTGTGGGCAGTGAGTAATGCTTTGCATCCGCAGGTACCAGCACGTCCCCGAGAAGCAGTCTCAACTCCAGCGAGGAGGACCTCAACACCCCTGCCAATGCTTACTCCTCCAAAGgtgaggctgagagagctgtccccagggctgcttcCCGGGGCTTCCTTCTGCATGCCTGGCTCGGCTCAGCAGTGATGGGCTGCCTGCGGGCAGGGGTTGGGGGGTGCCAATGGGACCCTCCAGGATTTGGAGGTGGGAATGAGCCCTGGGGTTCTGACTGGATCCTGGAAAAAGTATGAGGTTGGATTGGCTTGTTTTCTTGCCAAAGCTGCCCTCAAGCAGCATCCTTGGTGAAACCCCTTGCTCCTCTGCCCTGTAActtccagccccctgccctggcgGACGTGGGGGTGGGTGATGCTACAGCTGCCCTTAAGCCCCATGTGAGTGTGGGACTCCAGATCCAGGCGGGGGCTGGGCAACTGCTTGGAAagcttcagtgctgctgttttgatGCCTTCAGCAGCTGGGTGCAAGTGTGGGCTGTAATCCCACGGAGATGCTTCGACCCTGGGGGACACTGTGCTCGGGGGTGTTTGACTGAGGTTATTCCTGAGCTGTGCAGTGATCTGCCCGTTGCACATGCAGctcagcccccctccccccaagccaccctccccccagccacccTCTGTTGCTCCCAGACAGCACCTGGCTGGGACAGaaacagcaggcagctggagcaaTTGTGGTTAGAAGTTAGAAGCAAGGGGCAGGGatcttttttcttgcaaatgaGACCTGAAGTGTGTGCCTCTCTGCCAGCTAAACTCGGTGACAcacaggagctggaggagtTCATTGCAGATCTGGATAAAGTGCTGGAGGGTAAGTACACAGCTCTGATCCTGGTGCTTCCCGAGCCCCAGGCTGCATCCAGTGTGGCAGAACACCCGGCCTGGGGCTTTTCCATTGCCTCTGgctcagcagagcctggcctACCGCCCCTCCTAGCTGGGGCTCCCACTGCAGGGGCTTAGAGCCCAGGTTTGGCTGCAAGGGTGGAatccttctgtcttttcttttggcGAGGGGCTTATCTGGATATCACACCCCCATCCCTCTTGAAGCTCTTTCAGCTGGGGCAGAAATCCCATTGCTTGAGTGAATTCCCTCTCtggtgcctcagtttccccaggcTGGTGAAGTGGAGCTGGTGGTGCTGTCCTGGTGGAAGGGGTGGGGGATGTGGAGGCCAGGTCGGTCCTGCAAAAGGCCTGCAAGAAAGGTGGCCAAACAGCGCAACCTGCAGAGCTATTGATGTTTTGGGGAAGATGTATGGATGCTTGTGGCCCTCTGCCTACGGcattcctccagctgctgctcaaaGGCTTTTCTTGCAGGGTGGGAAGgtgagcagcaggaaaagagtatttttcctTGTGGTGTACCCCAGTGTGGAAAAAATCAGCCCTGTGGAAATGTCCCATTTGGAGGGAGGAAAGTGAGGGTTCAGACTCAATCAGTACCACCGAACGCGTGCCCGTGGAGGTGCCCCTTGGGGTGTGTTGGCACCGGGCAGGTCTCGGAGTGAGACTTCTGCATCTGTGGAGTGAGAACTGCTTCAGACTGCCTGTGCAGTGGCAGAGAAGGGAATTCCAGCCCTCGGGGAGCACAGACAGGTTGTGGTCTCCTGCAGATGTTTTTCTCCTGGTGGAGGGCTTGGCTGTGGGTACTCCTAGGGAAGGCGGTGTTGCTATGCTGGGCATCTCTGGCAGCTTTacccaggcagctctgcagtccTGTGAGGTTGTCTGGTCCCCAGTAGCTTCTTTTCTgggaaaactgaggcagaggCCAGACTTCCCCTTCAGAGGGGTCCCTGGGTGACAGGCTGGAGGCAGAGAGaacttggtttaaaaaaaaaataaaactaaatactTCCCCCAGGCAGTTCTCAGTATCTGTTCCCTTCCCTTTCGAGTGTCCAAAGTGAGGTGGCTGGTGGGAACATTGCTTCTGCTGATGCCAAGCCATGCTGGGCAGGAGCGGAGCAGGAAGGGGGCCAGAGTCCCCCAGAAGATTTCTGCTCTaaccctgctgctggtggtgcctggggtggggggggttcCAGTGCACTTGTgcagccctcctccccccagcagTCATCTgaccaattatttttttttattttttttttctttttttttttcccattgattGTTCTGCAGAGATGTGAGATGTGGTTTTGGTAGCAAGTTTGGGGAGGAGGACCCGCAGCAGATGAGCTCCATGCCTCCCTGATGCACCCTCTGCTTCTGTGCCCCTGCCACCCGCCGCCGGCGTGGGTGACAGCTTTCCTGTGCCACGCTGCTCCGTGCCGGGGAAGGGCAGTGCCAGCCACATGTGGGGACTGATCCGGTGATGGGACCGGCAGCTGGGCTGTGACGGTGGCTGGGACTTGCTCTGCTCCCGCATGCGGGGCAGGACTCTGCCAGCGCTGAGATGAGAAGAGCTCTCAGTGAGGGCACCAGGCTCTGCCCTCTGAGGGGGGCTGGCAGCGCTTGTGACTGAgtgggtttggggggttttggaGCGGGTATCCATGCTGCTGTTGAAGCCAGAGGAGAAACCCTTGGTGAGTTTAGGGAAGATCAGCTTGCAGTACATCAGTGAGAGCTTGGTGTCCCCTCCTGTGTCAGAAGACTGTTCCCACAGTAGCATCTGTTGCAGGTGGTGACTGTCGCTGCTGGCCCTTTGCTTTGCACAGGGAGCCGCAAATAAGGCCCTGCCTGCGCCGGAGTGCCGCTGCCTCGGCTGCTACGGTAAATACTGTAAAAAGGATGCTGTGCACTGTACAGAGGGGGTGTGTTTTTATGAACAGGATTTTAAGGCTTTGTgcttgtctctgtgtgtgtgtccaggCTTTTCCTGTGggctcctctcttccctgcagctgccgGGGAACCAGGGTTGGGCATCAGAGAGGGGGGAGAGGCCTCAGGGGAGCAAATTAAACATTCGTCTGCCTGAAGAGGGGTAGGCAACCCCCTGGAACAAGTCCACAGGGGGTGTGGGTTTGCAGCCCTCTGCCtcgggtgggctgggggggctccctGCCTTGCAGGGTCCCTGCCAGGTGGGTGGCTTGGTGGGGCAGGCAGAAGGTGCTGTTGATGGAGGAACAGGCTAGATATGAGATCAAGCTGGGGGCAGCTGAGCTTGGAGTGAGGTTTGGCAGTTGGGATGGATGCTCAGTTCACCCCTGGGGTTTGCCCTCCCTGGAAGCGGCCCCGTGAGCAGTGAGATGACTGGGAGATCAGGAGAGCGGAGGAACCTGGGGCTCTGCACGTCTctgggctggcagtgctgcccacGTGGGTCAGGGCCACGTGCGTGCGGCTCTGTTGTAACTGTCTAAGCAGGAAACAAGGGTTTTAGCTTCTCCCCTCACCCCTTGGTCTATGGGGTGCTGGTCAGGAGGATGTTGGTCATCTAATCTGCCAGCCTGGGGTTTAGTGCTGTTGCAGAAATCTGCTGAACACACATTAATCCTGCAAACTCAAGTGCTCAGGAGGGAGGACAGGAGAGTGGTGGGGGCTTCtgagcagcccagcagagccctgtgcaGGGCAGATCATGCATGGGGACACTTTCCGCTGTCGCTCTCCCCGTGCTGTGTGACGTGGCTGTAGATCTGCTCCCAAAAAGACCCGGTGGCCCCGTCAAGGGGCAgccagaagatgggggcgagagctgtgtggtgtggcCAGGGTGCTCGGAGCTCTGCCCATGATGCTTGGCTGTGATATGGGGGCTGGAGGACCCCGCTCTGTGGGGACGCTCAGCCCACATCAATGGGgctgaggcagcaggagctgtggggacTGTCCCTGCTATGCACATTGGTAATGGCAGCCACGCCAACCACTCGggatgttttttcccttctgagtCATTGCATGCAGGCTTTTTGCCCTCGCAGTCTACTTCTGACTCTGGTATTTGTTCCACCCATGGTCCCTTTCTGCCTCTGGGTGTCACAAGCCCCTTACCAGCCTGTGTGGGATGGGGATTTTTAACAGACCACCTCCAACCCACCCAACAGCACGGTCTCTCTCTGGGTCATGACGATGCTTGGTGTTGGGCTGTGGAGTCCCATGGCATTGCCTTCCCTGGGCACTGCGTGCCAGTTTACACCCGTGCAGTGTCTGCAAACGTTACTAAGCAGCTGCAGATATAAATACTTTCAAGTCCCAAATCTGCTGTGGCTGATACGCCCCTGCAGCAAAGTAACAGACTTGAAGCTTCAGAGAGGTTGTTTGTTGTGAGCGTTGCCAGGAGAGGGGTTTGGGTTCCAACATGTGTTTCCTCCAGCCCCTGGAATCGGGCAGGCTACatgggtgctgccagcaccacgAGGCCAAGCTGTCCCATGTTGCACAGGATCCTCTCCAAGGCTCGTGGTACCTCCTGCACCCAGTGATATAGCTGTCAGCATCTGCTTTGGCTGGTGCTGGGCGCTCCACAGTGCGGGTGCTATGTGTGGGTGACAAGGTGACATGGGACCTAATACCAGCACtgtcctgcccagcctgcaccaacaacagcagcaatggTGATGCTCAGCCTAGCTCCCCAGGACAGACTTGTGCACATCGCTGTAAGCAGACTCTTTTGGGCACAGGGGCTCTGGCAGGTTCTCTGCTGGGACAGGATGTgggactttttttcctggagacCCTGGGCAGGGGTTGGGAACACTCCTGGGTGGCGGGGTGGCACTGAGATGAGGGCTACGGCATCCTCTGGCTCATGGTGGGACAGTTGTCCAAGAGCCATTTTGCAGCCCGGGAGGACCACTGCCTCCTGGCCATGCTCCGGGGGTGGCTGAAAACCCAAGAGCAGGGAGGGCTGAGGCTGATGGAGACAGTCAGTGGGGAGTTGCATGCACGTGCAGTGGAGGTGCtgcaaaaataatcagtgtGAACAGGCACGTCCAGCAACACACCAGTTCCTCCCTGTGGCccctcttcctgcagcagctcagaggaGGCTGGATCAGGGCCAAggagccctgggagcagcagggctgggctggacTCTGTTGTGCTCTGCAGAGTCTTGAGTGTGCTTTGGATCTGCCAAAGTGGGAACCAACCTTCTGGAGGCACTAGGAGCTGAgggtgctggaggagccagCGATGGTCAGCCCCTGAGCAGCGCTGCCCAGGGGATGCTGGAGCCCCCAGAATCATCTGGGAGCTGCTGGTCCCGGCTGGTtggggtgcaggcaggaaaagcagactgcagccccccagcctgtCATAGCGGAGAACCCCAGCCCtagccaggctggaggaggcaCACGGTGCCTGCACGGGACCACCTGCAAAGCTGCCACCACTTCCAGCCACACATTCACcaccctgcaggctgctgcctgctgagcGCTTGCTTGTTTTCTTAGAAGCAAGAGCAGCACACGTGGAGCTACTGAGGGACGGGAAGTGGCTAACCAGCACCGAGGCAACTGCACAGGCCTCCTGCCTACGTCTTTTCCCTCAAGTTCAGCTGCAAAGCCAGGTTTTCTGGAGATCATGGTGGTTATTGCTCCAGCAGTGGGTTCCATACACTTTTTTCACAGGGTCTTCAGCAAGccccctcctccaggctggTGGCATTCAGTTCCGGCTGCAATACCAGCTTGCAGAGGAGCAGATCTCCTGGCGTGTCGGGGACCTGAACAGCCAGGAGGTGAGAGCTTTAGCAGAGGTGGCCTGTAACCACATGGGACTGGCTGGCCACCAGCCATCCCCCTGCCTTGCTGCACGGAGGGCAGCCAGCACCCTCCCTTGGTGGCCACTTCCGTAGGGACCACCACCTACAGAGGGTAGATGATGTCTGTGTCCCGCTGTATTCACAGGCCCTcttgcttttcccctttctaGAATCTGCAGGAAGAAGGGATGGGGTGCCTTTGGCTGGCTGGAGGCATCCCCGCAGGCTTGTGGGGAGGCAGGACAAACGTGAGAATGTCAGGGCTTCTGACTGTGTtggaggctgggggagctggacATGCTCCCTCAGCCTACCCAGGCTTGATGTTCCTTGATGAAGTTGCTCCCACCTGGAGGGATCTCTGTGGGAGTAAGAAGAGTTACCAAAGTTCCCCTAAAAAAATTCTAGGTTGCATTTCCTTCATCACACCCTGCTGACCAGGTCAGCTTGGAGAAAGGCATACAAGGCGAGGTATTCCTCCaccaaaacaccacaacaaggagctgctgctctcgcTGAGCTTAAAACACAGTAGGAGGAAGGGCTCAATTTCTAACTGCAGAAAGATTTAGATCAGAACCTCAGTCGTCCCACCAAAAGTTCTCCTTCATCCCCATGTGACTGTGGCTTTTTGGTCCTCTCCAGACTGCTGAGCGCCGGCAGCTCGAGCCGGTGCGATCCCCTCCGGCAGCCAGGACACTGGTGTGGTGCTGCCCGGGGCTGCGTGCGCGGGGCATCTGTGGCACACTGCTTCAGAGAGGGACCACATCCTTCTGCGGGAGGGAAGTCCCTGGCTGCCCAGACAGTCTGGCCGTGGTAATGCAACAGCCTGTATCTATTTTGGGAGATAAACTAATGCTGGGGATGCcgtctgctgctgcctttttttctcaaCAAGCCCTCTcatgttttttggggggatcTTTCCACATTTATGGGAAAGGGAGAAGTGGAGCCCTTTCAGGTCCTGACTTACAAGCCTATTTTCCAGCATGGTTTTTAGCTTGAGCTGGAGAGCTGCATGGGGGCAGGCACAGCTCTCATCATAGGTCACGTTTCCCCTCCAAAAGCCTGGCTTATCACCCCTTGCCCACCCAGATGCCAGCTCATCCCGTGCTGCTTTGAGGGTGCCCGGCCCCCAGGGGCTGGtcggccagcagcagcaaggggagcACCTGTGGAGGTACCATCCTGGggtgagcaggcaggagcatgGTCTCTGGGACCTGGCCATGATGCTGGCTCTGGGTCCTCATCAGCTGGTCCTCCTCCTGATGGGTTTATGTGACAgtccccagctgtgctgagcagctcagctcttgagcccttccctccctgccctgtccgcctgcctgggggctgctgtcCTCAGCCTGGGCTTTGACCTGCGATCGGACCGACTGGGGTCCTGCCTGTGGGAGGTAGCAAAGCAGGTATCAGTGCAGGACCTGGGAAGACCAAAGTCTCCACCACCCGAATCCCTGCCCGAGAACAGCCCTGGTGATGCCTGCAAGGGGACAGAGGACCAGCAGGACCACAGAGGAGAGCTTAAGATGTTTTCCTTGGGGGTGCAGATCCCCGATGCCCCAAACATCAACTggctcccctctgctgcctttcaccACTTTGCCAGTGCAGCTAGACACAGGCTCTGGGGGCATCTTGATTTTGGGGACCAAGGAAGGATGGACACAGTgaccctgcctgccccctgaCATAACAAACCCAGCCATCTCTCAGCTCTTGAAACATGGGTTCTTGCATTCAGCCACCACGGACGGGAGACACCCGCTGCATTACGTGGGGTGGCTTTGCCTCCTCCAAGGGAGGGCCGCACTTAGGCAAGGCAGGAACGCACGCAGGCTTTCACTGCTCCTCTCTGTTGAAACTACTGCCCAGAAACAAACTTCCTTCCCAGACCTGAAAGGGGTGACACAGCCCCGTGTCACTGGTCCCATCCCCCACCTCTCTACTGTCCTTGCCCACAGCTTCCACCAAAGAGACAGCGGACTTCAGCCGTGATGCCATGGAGGGATGTGAAACCATGGTGGGATCCCATGACAACAAAGGAGACTTGGGCTGTTCCAGGTCATGGTTGTGCTGGGGGAGTCCCCAGGGTGGCCAGtctggctgctggagggaaCGGCAGGATGGAGAGAGgctggctggcacagggctgcagggagagctgtAGTTCAGCTGAGCAGCCCCAGATCCTGACTGAGAGCGTCTGGAACATGGCAACACGGCCCTTATGGGCCAGGTAAGAGGTTAGGGGCTTCAGGAGCCATGATGGGCTCAGGCTACCCCCACAGAAGAATGGTGCAAGGATGAAGTTAGCCAAGTTGTGATGAGATGGGATGGAGGGAGGTCTCTGTCCTGTACTGGCTGTTCAGAGAGCCAGGTTGAGCATGCCTCTCCATCCTGTACAGCCCCCATGGGGTCCCCAGCTTCACCAGCCCTCAGCAGGGTCTTCTCCAAGAGAAGCGAGTCTCTCCTGGACCATCATTCAGGATGTGTTAAGGTCTGTGAGCTGCAGCCCGGCTCCAACCAGTGCCTGAGGGACTGCCTCAGTGTGAACCCTTTCAGTGCTCAAATCCATCCCTGCAGCAAACAGTGTGGTGCTGGCTCCAACCTGTGTCCCTCCGGGCTGCAGGGAGTACTTGGTGGCAACAAGACCTGGGGGTCTTGCTCCTGCTTTACATCCTCCATGCTGATTTCCACCACCAGTGCCCCAAGGATGCTCCCCACCTCTGGGTGCCGTGGGGGAACCCCTGGGAAGGTCAGCAGTAGACCGGCAGTCCATGGAGACAGCACACTATCTTTAAGAGCTACGGAACCGGCAATGGGCCAGGTTTGTCCAGGGTAGCCGGCAGGCTTGTGTCTTCAGATCGGGCTGCAGAACAAGGCTGTGAGATTTCCTTAGCAGTGGTGCAACTAACTACTCTTTCTGACTCCTGAAAAAGCCCCCAAGGAATGTCTGTGTGACCCCCCTATTGTCCAGAGAACAGGAGAGCTCCACAGCGTGGGTCAGTGGGGAGTGGGTGCTTCCCCCCAG of the Falco naumanni isolate bFalNau1 chromosome 14, bFalNau1.pat, whole genome shotgun sequence genome contains:
- the LOC121097505 gene encoding regulator of cell cycle RGCC-like translates to MADELSDLLREFDEVMEDFDRGTACQYEQHLEELKKKAGHSVYDSGIDELESTSTSPRSSLNSSEEDLNTPANAYSSKAKLGDTQELEEFIADLDKVLEEM